Proteins found in one Mucilaginibacter gracilis genomic segment:
- a CDS encoding beta-L-arabinofuranosidase domain-containing protein, with protein MKKLFLLITIFAMACLGIFAVKPPLTRVEPTDELVPRFDKFRESPMTANSAKGWLLEYLNRQRSGLTGHPDVLSYPFNTCLWAGSIERIGEKHGDNWWRYEQTAYYTDGLLRLGFELNDAELIAKGRAGINYTLEHVQPNGRLGPGLFVSQWPIAVFFRAMEAEYMATGDPKIIAALHKHYLSYTPEELGKFKRAIVNIEGALWTYGKTGDQKLLDLSEKAYALGGFELNLKNSLSPDSVVLHGVTYMEMAKLPAILYAFTGKKEYLDAAVNVMRKLDRDHMLPDGVPSSSEFLAGKNPLHSHETCDITDYTWAVGYLLMATGDATWADHIEKAVFNAGPGCVSKDFKQLQYFSSVNQFIATGNSNQNKFMHGSTWMAYWPCHETECCAGNVHRMMPNYVARMWMRDAKGNPIAALYGPSEEKVVLNSGQQVIIKEATSYPFSDLIGFTFETEKPVDMPFMFRIPGWCSSPSVTINGKPYVAALKSGTFVTINRKFTKGDKITLQLPMDAKLVNAGQGVTVERGPLLYAFAIPEKVKTDTATYANLGGKHSPDPNFPALDIRPAGNWNYALAVNEASFSQKIEVIKTGSTGYPLDPGKSPVIIKVPARKVKQWTLLENRFTPELPAPGQFDTEKTIHRITLVPYGSTRLRITEFPTTIN; from the coding sequence ATGAAAAAGCTATTTTTACTGATCACGATTTTCGCCATGGCCTGCCTTGGGATATTTGCGGTAAAACCGCCTTTAACTCGGGTGGAGCCGACCGATGAACTGGTGCCCCGTTTCGATAAATTCCGCGAAAGCCCTATGACGGCTAATTCCGCAAAAGGTTGGCTTCTTGAATATCTAAACCGTCAGCGTTCGGGTTTGACCGGGCATCCTGATGTGTTATCGTATCCGTTCAATACCTGCCTTTGGGCCGGTAGTATCGAACGTATCGGCGAAAAACATGGTGACAACTGGTGGCGTTACGAACAAACCGCTTATTATACAGACGGATTATTGCGTTTAGGTTTTGAATTGAACGATGCTGAACTGATAGCCAAAGGCCGCGCCGGGATCAACTACACGCTGGAACATGTACAGCCTAACGGCAGGCTTGGGCCGGGATTATTCGTCAGCCAATGGCCCATCGCTGTATTTTTCAGGGCCATGGAAGCCGAATATATGGCTACCGGCGATCCAAAGATCATTGCGGCCCTGCACAAACATTATTTAAGTTATACCCCTGAAGAACTGGGCAAGTTTAAACGTGCCATTGTCAACATTGAGGGTGCTTTATGGACCTACGGGAAGACAGGTGATCAAAAGCTGCTCGACCTTTCAGAGAAAGCTTACGCCCTGGGCGGTTTTGAATTGAATCTGAAAAACTCCCTTTCTCCCGATAGTGTTGTATTGCACGGCGTTACCTATATGGAGATGGCTAAATTGCCTGCTATCCTATATGCGTTTACCGGAAAAAAGGAGTACCTGGATGCCGCTGTTAACGTGATGAGAAAACTGGATCGTGATCATATGTTGCCCGATGGCGTACCCAGTTCGAGCGAGTTTTTGGCCGGTAAGAACCCTTTGCACAGCCACGAGACCTGCGACATCACTGATTATACGTGGGCGGTTGGGTATCTGTTGATGGCAACTGGCGATGCTACCTGGGCCGACCATATCGAGAAGGCTGTATTCAACGCCGGACCGGGTTGTGTGTCGAAGGATTTTAAACAGTTGCAATATTTTTCAAGCGTTAACCAGTTCATCGCCACAGGTAACTCTAACCAGAACAAATTCATGCACGGCTCTACCTGGATGGCCTACTGGCCTTGCCACGAAACTGAATGTTGCGCGGGCAATGTTCACCGGATGATGCCTAATTACGTGGCGCGGATGTGGATGCGCGATGCGAAAGGTAACCCGATAGCTGCGCTATACGGCCCGTCGGAAGAAAAAGTAGTGTTGAACAGTGGCCAACAGGTGATTATTAAGGAAGCAACAAGCTATCCGTTCTCGGATCTGATCGGCTTTACTTTTGAAACTGAAAAACCTGTTGATATGCCGTTTATGTTCCGCATTCCTGGCTGGTGTTCATCGCCATCGGTAACCATCAATGGTAAACCGTATGTTGCTGCGCTAAAGAGCGGAACATTTGTTACAATAAACCGCAAATTTACCAAAGGCGATAAAATCACGCTGCAATTACCAATGGATGCCAAGCTGGTCAATGCTGGGCAGGGTGTTACTGTAGAACGCGGCCCTCTATTGTATGCCTTTGCCATTCCCGAAAAGGTAAAAACCGATACCGCTACATATGCTAATCTGGGTGGCAAGCATTCACCCGATCCGAACTTCCCGGCCCTGGATATCCGCCCTGCCGGGAACTGGAACTATGCTTTGGCTGTAAATGAAGCCAGCTTCAGTCAAAAGATCGAGGTTATTAAGACAGGCAGTACAGGCTATCCCCTGGATCCGGGCAAATCACCGGTCATCATCAAGGTTCCGGCCAGGAAAGTTAAGCAATGGACCTTATTGGAAAACAGGTTCACACCTGAATTGCCAGCTCCCGGTCAGTTTGATACTGAAAAGACGATCCATAGGATAACCCTGGTACCTTATGGCAGCACCAGGCTGCGCATCACCGAATTCCCAACCACAATCAACTGA
- a CDS encoding glycoside hydrolase family 3 C-terminal domain-containing protein, whose product MAKRTLLMITVVVSSCTMLFAQQPNIYRKGWIDFNKNGKKDIFEDPAQPIEKRVADLLAQMTLDEKTCQTATLYGYGRVLKDELPTPGWKNEIWKDGIANIDEDLNSLAYNSKAQTQFSYPFSKHAWAINIIQKWFVEETRLGIPVDFTNEGIHGLCHDRATPFPAPINIGSTWDKALVRKMGNIVGAEAKALGYTNIYTPILDPARDQRWGRVPECYGESPFLIAELGKQMVLGVQEQGVASTLKHYAVYSVPKGGRDGDARTDPHVAPRELHQLYLYPFRRVIEEAAPMGVMSSYNDWDGVPITGSHYFLTELLRQQYGFTGYVVSDSEALEFLYRKHHVAEDYKASVKQAIEAGLNVRTNFTWPGDYIMPLRELVNEGSVSMKTLDACVGDVLRVKFKLGLFDQPYVADTVAANKIVHSAASEALALEMNRKSMVLLKNEHNLLPLDVSKLKNILVTGPLATEGNYTTSRYGPSNNKVITVLEGITNYVGAKAKVGYAKGCEVTDATWPESEIIPTPLSKTEQNGINEAVAKARQADVIIAVVGESEKQVGEGLSRTCLNLPGRQLQLLMALQATGKPVVMVMINGQPLTVNWEDRYIPAILEAWFPGPQSGRVVAETLFGDNDPGGRLTVTFPKTVGQIEYNFPFKPASQAGQASSGNNGYGKSSVNGALYPFGFGLSYTEFAYSDLEVDAEIIKPNADIHISVQIKNIGKRKGDEVVQLYLKDVVSSVTTYDYDLRGFERTSLEPGETRTLKFTLHPDDLALLDKNMNWTVEPGKFRVMVGGSSTDLRLSKEFTVIN is encoded by the coding sequence ATGGCTAAAAGAACGCTTTTAATGATAACCGTAGTGGTGAGCAGCTGTACAATGTTGTTTGCGCAGCAACCTAATATATATAGAAAGGGCTGGATAGATTTTAATAAAAATGGTAAAAAGGACATATTTGAAGATCCCGCCCAGCCAATTGAAAAAAGGGTAGCCGATTTGCTGGCTCAAATGACATTGGATGAAAAAACATGCCAGACTGCTACACTCTACGGCTATGGGCGCGTTCTAAAGGACGAACTGCCTACCCCGGGATGGAAGAACGAGATCTGGAAGGACGGTATCGCCAATATCGACGAGGACCTCAACAGCCTGGCCTATAACAGCAAGGCCCAAACACAGTTTTCCTATCCGTTTAGTAAACATGCCTGGGCCATCAATATTATTCAGAAATGGTTTGTTGAAGAAACGCGTTTAGGCATCCCTGTCGATTTTACCAACGAAGGTATCCATGGCTTATGCCATGACAGGGCTACACCTTTTCCCGCACCGATCAATATAGGTAGCACCTGGGATAAAGCTTTGGTACGTAAAATGGGAAACATTGTAGGTGCCGAAGCCAAAGCCTTGGGTTATACCAATATCTATACGCCGATACTGGATCCTGCGCGTGACCAGCGCTGGGGCCGCGTACCGGAATGTTATGGCGAGTCTCCGTTTTTAATAGCCGAATTAGGCAAGCAAATGGTATTGGGCGTTCAGGAGCAGGGGGTAGCATCTACCCTTAAACATTATGCCGTTTACAGCGTGCCTAAAGGAGGGCGCGATGGCGATGCCCGTACCGATCCGCATGTGGCGCCGAGGGAACTGCATCAATTGTATTTATACCCATTCCGCAGGGTGATAGAGGAAGCTGCGCCAATGGGTGTCATGAGCAGTTATAATGACTGGGACGGTGTGCCGATAACGGGGAGTCATTATTTTTTGACCGAACTTTTACGTCAGCAATATGGCTTTACCGGCTATGTGGTATCGGATAGTGAGGCTTTGGAATTTCTATACCGAAAACACCACGTAGCCGAAGATTACAAAGCTTCGGTTAAACAAGCGATCGAAGCAGGCCTCAACGTGCGTACAAACTTTACCTGGCCCGGCGATTATATTATGCCCTTACGGGAGTTGGTGAACGAAGGTAGTGTATCGATGAAGACCCTGGATGCCTGCGTAGGGGATGTGCTGCGTGTTAAATTCAAGCTTGGCTTATTTGACCAGCCTTACGTTGCTGATACAGTGGCAGCGAATAAAATCGTACATTCCGCGGCAAGCGAAGCTTTGGCGCTCGAAATGAACCGGAAATCAATGGTATTGTTAAAGAACGAACATAACCTGCTGCCCCTGGATGTGAGTAAACTTAAAAATATCCTGGTAACAGGCCCCCTGGCTACAGAAGGAAATTATACAACGAGCCGATACGGACCATCAAATAACAAAGTGATTACGGTACTGGAAGGCATTACCAATTATGTAGGCGCAAAAGCCAAAGTTGGTTACGCCAAAGGCTGCGAGGTGACCGACGCTACCTGGCCGGAAAGCGAGATTATACCAACACCCTTAAGCAAAACCGAGCAAAACGGTATTAACGAAGCAGTCGCCAAAGCCAGGCAGGCCGATGTGATCATAGCTGTTGTCGGCGAAAGCGAAAAGCAGGTAGGCGAGGGTCTTTCGCGTACCTGCTTAAATTTACCCGGAAGGCAATTACAGTTGCTTATGGCCTTACAAGCCACCGGCAAACCGGTGGTTATGGTCATGATCAACGGCCAGCCGCTTACCGTGAACTGGGAAGACAGGTATATTCCTGCGATACTCGAAGCCTGGTTTCCCGGCCCGCAAAGTGGCAGGGTAGTGGCCGAAACCTTGTTTGGCGACAACGATCCCGGTGGCAGGCTGACGGTCACATTCCCAAAAACCGTAGGGCAAATCGAGTATAATTTTCCGTTCAAACCAGCTTCGCAAGCAGGGCAGGCGAGCAGCGGCAACAATGGTTATGGTAAAAGCAGCGTGAACGGCGCCCTATATCCTTTCGGCTTTGGTTTGAGCTATACCGAATTCGCATATAGCGATCTGGAGGTAGACGCAGAGATCATTAAACCCAATGCCGATATCCATATATCGGTGCAAATCAAAAACATCGGGAAACGCAAAGGAGACGAAGTGGTGCAGCTATACTTGAAAGACGTAGTGAGCAGCGTGACTACTTATGATTATGATCTGCGCGGTTTTGAGCGGACCAGCCTTGAACCTGGCGAGACCCGTACCTTGAAATTTACCTTGCATCCAGATGATTTGGCATTGCTGGATAAAAATATGAACTGGACGGTTGAGCCCGGTAAATTCCGGGTGATGGTGGGAGGCTCATCAACCGATTTGAGATTGAGCAAGGAGTTTACAGTTATAAATTAA
- a CDS encoding GDSL-type esterase/lipase family protein: MKKLHFKPIITLILLLTATCAWSQTIKVACIGNSITAGAGITHPELNSYPAQLQALLGNGYQVTNYGVSGTTLLKKGNNPYWINSRYKEALESKPDIVFIKLGTNDSKAVNRPFLGSFKNDYNELIRSFAQLSSRPRIVLLLPLPSFKTDSNSIYDPVIKTRIIPLIQQVAYQDSLEVIDMHSLFINKPELLPDGIHPQREGASLIASRLYQLIRQKRDTIFNISANLPNPEKVSSFYGYVCADFSFNGRNCKVVKPKWAAAGHPWVWRARFWGHEPQADIALLEHGFHIVYCDVAELYGNKEAVNLWDKYYDLMRKAGLAKKVVLEGMSRGGVYLYNWAAENPKKVACVYADNPVLDLKSWPGGKGKGPGSKADWLKVQTDYNLKTPEGEAAFANSPINKVKQIVKGHYPMLHLLADADEVVPPEENTIPFEQRIRELGGNIVVYHKPGFKHHPHSLPNPSMIVDFILKNTGIN, from the coding sequence ATGAAAAAGCTGCATTTTAAACCGATCATTACACTCATTCTCCTTTTAACGGCGACCTGCGCATGGTCCCAAACGATCAAAGTGGCCTGCATCGGTAATAGTATTACAGCAGGAGCAGGGATTACGCATCCTGAGCTCAATTCGTACCCCGCGCAGTTACAAGCTTTATTGGGAAACGGGTATCAGGTAACCAATTATGGCGTGAGCGGCACTACTTTACTTAAAAAGGGGAACAACCCCTATTGGATAAATTCCAGATATAAAGAGGCTTTGGAAAGTAAGCCCGATATCGTTTTTATCAAATTAGGGACAAACGATAGCAAAGCCGTTAACCGCCCGTTTTTGGGTAGTTTTAAAAACGATTATAACGAGCTGATCCGGTCATTCGCGCAATTGAGTTCCCGTCCGCGCATCGTGCTTTTGCTGCCCCTGCCTTCATTTAAAACGGACTCCAATAGTATTTATGACCCGGTGATCAAGACCAGGATTATCCCGCTTATCCAGCAAGTGGCCTATCAGGATAGTTTGGAAGTGATCGACATGCATTCGCTGTTTATCAATAAACCTGAATTACTTCCCGATGGTATACACCCGCAAAGGGAAGGCGCATCCCTTATAGCCAGTCGGTTGTACCAGCTGATCAGGCAAAAACGCGATACCATTTTTAATATCTCGGCTAATTTACCCAATCCCGAAAAAGTGTCCTCTTTTTACGGATACGTATGCGCCGACTTCAGCTTTAACGGCCGGAACTGCAAGGTCGTGAAACCCAAATGGGCCGCCGCCGGGCATCCATGGGTATGGCGCGCGCGTTTTTGGGGGCACGAGCCACAGGCCGATATCGCCTTGCTCGAACACGGTTTCCATATTGTTTATTGCGATGTAGCTGAACTTTACGGTAATAAGGAAGCCGTTAACTTATGGGATAAATATTACGATCTGATGCGTAAAGCGGGCCTGGCGAAAAAGGTAGTATTGGAAGGGATGAGCCGCGGCGGGGTTTACCTGTATAACTGGGCCGCCGAAAACCCTAAAAAAGTTGCCTGCGTATATGCCGATAACCCGGTACTTGATCTCAAAAGCTGGCCCGGCGGCAAAGGCAAAGGTCCTGGTAGCAAGGCCGACTGGCTCAAGGTACAAACCGATTACAACCTGAAAACACCCGAAGGCGAAGCTGCTTTTGCTAACAGCCCGATCAATAAAGTGAAACAGATCGTCAAAGGACATTATCCTATGCTGCACTTATTAGCCGATGCGGATGAGGTGGTACCACCAGAAGAAAATACCATCCCTTTCGAACAGAGAATTAGGGAGTTGGGCGGGAATATTGTGGTATATCATAAGCCAGGCTTTAAACATCACCCGCATAGTTTACCTAACCCAAGCATGATTGTGGATTTTATTTTAAAGAATACCGGAATAAACTGA
- a CDS encoding glycoside hydrolase family 3 C-terminal domain-containing protein codes for MKINMLGYATVCAVIFCITTATAQTKPAMISDARIKALIRRMTLEEKIGMLHADSKFSSPGVKRLGVPQLMSDDGPLGVREEVKDDWAPAELTTDSATFFPNGSALAATWSPALARRFGVALGEETRARHKDVILAPAFNITRTPLNGRTYEYYSEDPFLNSQLAVAAVAGIQTQGVAACVKHYAVNNQETDRRKVNVLVSERALQEIYLPAFKAAITKGNAWVIMTAYNRFRGDFCSESSYLLQDLLRRQWGFMGVVMSDWGGTHSSVKAAKNGLDVEMGTDKPYGEYYFAKPLIDSVRLGYVSEKLIDEKVYHMLWVMYHTSMNRSKPTGSLNTASHAKAAYDIASEAIVLLKNEKNLLPLNTAVIKSLAVIGDNATLQFHRGGIGAGVKARYEVTNLQGLKNKFGRQVDIQFAQGYAPDYGAKYTDEQKEKAEKPNWDLIKQAADLAKNRDAAIVFIGGNREYESEGHDRTTLHLPFAEQELVNAVSAVNANTIVIVVGGAPYDLNEIKKNNHTIVWQWYNGCEGGNALADVLSGKVNPSGKMPFTFPVKLEDSPAHALHTFPYDNLNADYKEGILVGYRWFDSKKIEPLYPFGYGLSYANYVYSGLSADKGAYKPGEKITLTVQLKNTGKYGGKEVVQLYVAKENSEVERPEKELKAFTKVWVGAGKQVAVKIPVYVSDLAFFNEKTMKWEVEPGKYKFLVASSSKDVRQTKVITVN; via the coding sequence ATGAAAATAAACATGCTAGGCTACGCTACTGTTTGCGCGGTCATCTTTTGTATCACTACAGCTACGGCCCAAACCAAACCGGCCATGATATCGGACGCCAGGATTAAAGCGCTCATCAGGAGAATGACCCTGGAAGAAAAAATTGGAATGCTGCATGCTGACTCCAAATTTTCCTCGCCGGGTGTAAAGCGGCTGGGAGTGCCGCAATTGATGAGCGACGATGGCCCCCTGGGTGTGAGGGAAGAAGTCAAAGACGACTGGGCACCGGCGGAACTAACCACCGATTCAGCCACTTTTTTCCCTAACGGCTCAGCACTGGCCGCTACCTGGAGCCCTGCCCTGGCGCGCCGTTTTGGTGTGGCTTTAGGGGAAGAAACCCGTGCCCGCCATAAGGATGTGATCTTGGCGCCGGCCTTTAACATCACCCGTACACCGCTCAATGGGCGCACGTATGAATATTACTCCGAAGACCCGTTCCTTAATTCGCAGCTGGCCGTAGCTGCAGTTGCCGGGATCCAAACACAAGGAGTAGCAGCCTGCGTCAAACATTATGCGGTTAACAACCAGGAAACAGACCGCCGCAAGGTCAACGTATTGGTCAGCGAACGTGCTTTACAGGAGATATACCTGCCTGCATTTAAAGCCGCAATAACCAAAGGTAATGCCTGGGTGATTATGACGGCTTACAATAGATTTAGGGGCGATTTCTGTTCGGAAAGCAGCTATCTGCTCCAAGATTTATTACGCAGGCAATGGGGTTTTATGGGGGTCGTGATGTCGGATTGGGGCGGTACGCACAGTAGTGTAAAAGCGGCTAAAAATGGCTTGGACGTTGAGATGGGAACAGATAAACCCTATGGCGAGTATTACTTTGCCAAACCTCTGATTGATTCGGTGAGGTTGGGCTATGTGAGCGAAAAACTGATTGACGAAAAAGTGTATCATATGCTCTGGGTCATGTACCATACGAGTATGAATCGCAGTAAACCTACCGGTAGTTTAAATACTGCTTCACATGCTAAAGCCGCCTATGATATCGCCTCAGAAGCTATTGTATTGTTAAAGAACGAAAAGAACCTGTTGCCGCTCAATACTGCGGTAATCAAAAGCCTGGCTGTTATCGGCGATAACGCAACACTGCAATTTCACCGCGGTGGTATCGGAGCCGGGGTGAAAGCACGGTACGAAGTTACTAATCTGCAGGGTCTCAAAAATAAATTCGGTCGTCAGGTTGATATTCAATTTGCGCAAGGTTACGCTCCGGATTATGGTGCTAAATACACTGACGAACAAAAAGAAAAGGCCGAAAAACCGAACTGGGACCTGATCAAACAAGCTGCTGATCTTGCTAAAAACCGGGATGCTGCCATTGTATTTATTGGAGGGAACCGGGAGTATGAGAGTGAAGGGCACGACAGGACAACGCTTCACCTGCCATTTGCCGAGCAGGAGTTGGTGAATGCTGTATCGGCTGTCAACGCCAATACCATTGTGATCGTGGTTGGCGGAGCGCCTTATGATCTGAACGAGATCAAAAAAAACAACCACACAATCGTATGGCAATGGTATAACGGCTGTGAGGGTGGGAATGCTTTGGCCGACGTATTGAGCGGCAAAGTAAATCCATCAGGCAAAATGCCGTTTACGTTTCCGGTAAAGCTTGAAGATTCTCCGGCACATGCCTTGCATACTTTTCCATACGATAACCTCAATGCAGATTATAAAGAAGGTATTTTGGTTGGTTATCGTTGGTTTGATAGCAAAAAGATCGAGCCCTTATACCCTTTCGGTTATGGCTTATCGTACGCTAACTATGTTTATTCTGGCCTGTCTGCCGATAAGGGTGCCTACAAACCCGGCGAAAAGATCACCCTGACGGTACAGTTGAAAAATACCGGTAAATACGGAGGTAAAGAGGTTGTACAGTTATACGTGGCCAAAGAGAACTCGGAAGTTGAGCGTCCCGAAAAGGAACTGAAAGCATTCACTAAAGTATGGGTGGGTGCTGGTAAACAGGTGGCTGTAAAAATCCCTGTATATGTCAGCGATCTGGCTTTTTTTAACGAAAAGACAATGAAATGGGAAGTTGAACCGGGTAAATATAAATTCCTGGTTGCAAGTTCATCAAAAGATGTCAGGCAAACAAAAGTGATAACGGTTAACTAA
- a CDS encoding SGNH/GDSL hydrolase family protein, translating into MKLKIISSLVLLAGMVTLLSTTLKAQTDTLDNLQEFNARKGLPNFFAKVKSGKAVSIAYLGGSITAAQGGWREQSLKWFQDQYPQAEIKHINAGVGGTGSDLGVFRVKNDVINFHPDLVFVEFAVNDGGLAPERIYQTMEGIVRQVWRADAKTDICFVYTLSGNMVPTLQAGKLWPSMLAMEHVALFYDIPSVKFGPEVISLIKDNRLIFQGKPEENLGKIVFSVDNVHPLAQTGHKIYTEVLTRSLKLIQNNTETFKHKLGKPYVADNWEEAQMISVKALTKTGDWQELTDADTVAKTFRSKFPCLIKSDNGGAAIKVRFKGRMAGIYDIMGPGSGQYSVVSDGGAPQLYTRFDKYGTYYHSNYFCLPMMPQGEHEVEFRVSTRPQDKMAILRKGNGIIGDLAKYNENSCYAGWLLLLGKLKN; encoded by the coding sequence ATGAAGTTAAAAATCATATCATCACTTGTTTTGCTTGCGGGCATGGTTACCCTGCTTTCAACAACGTTGAAAGCACAAACAGATACCCTGGATAATTTGCAGGAATTCAATGCGCGCAAAGGCCTGCCGAACTTTTTTGCTAAGGTAAAGTCAGGCAAGGCGGTTAGCATCGCTTACCTGGGGGGGAGTATAACGGCTGCGCAAGGCGGTTGGCGGGAGCAATCGTTAAAATGGTTTCAGGATCAATATCCGCAGGCTGAGATTAAACACATCAACGCGGGGGTAGGCGGAACCGGTTCCGACTTAGGTGTTTTCAGGGTGAAGAACGACGTGATTAACTTCCATCCCGACCTTGTTTTTGTCGAATTCGCAGTAAACGATGGCGGCCTGGCACCAGAACGTATTTATCAAACCATGGAAGGCATTGTCAGGCAAGTATGGCGTGCTGATGCCAAAACAGATATCTGTTTTGTATACACCTTGTCGGGTAATATGGTGCCGACCCTGCAGGCTGGAAAGCTTTGGCCGTCCATGCTTGCCATGGAACATGTGGCCCTGTTTTATGATATTCCATCGGTCAAATTTGGCCCCGAAGTTATTTCACTGATCAAGGACAACCGATTGATATTCCAGGGTAAACCCGAAGAAAACCTGGGTAAAATTGTTTTCTCTGTAGATAACGTACACCCCTTGGCCCAAACCGGACACAAAATTTACACCGAAGTGTTAACACGCTCCTTAAAGTTAATTCAAAACAATACCGAAACTTTTAAACATAAGTTAGGTAAACCCTACGTGGCTGATAATTGGGAGGAGGCGCAAATGATCTCAGTTAAAGCGTTAACCAAAACCGGCGACTGGCAGGAATTGACCGATGCGGATACGGTAGCGAAAACGTTCAGGTCAAAGTTTCCATGTCTGATTAAATCGGATAATGGGGGAGCCGCTATAAAAGTCAGGTTTAAAGGCCGGATGGCTGGTATTTACGATATCATGGGTCCGGGGAGCGGTCAGTACAGTGTAGTTAGCGACGGCGGGGCGCCCCAGTTATACACGCGATTTGACAAATATGGTACCTATTACCATTCCAATTATTTCTGTTTGCCCATGATGCCTCAGGGAGAACATGAGGTGGAATTTAGGGTATCAACACGGCCGCAGGATAAAATGGCCATTCTTAGAAAAGGCAACGGCATTATCGGTGATCTGGCTAAATACAACGAAAACTCCTGCTATGCAGGTTGGCTTTTGTTATTGGGAAAATTGAAAAATTAA